One uncultured Draconibacterium sp. genomic window, AAAGTGAATTCAAAAAAGTTAAACAAGATGAAAACAAAAACATTTTTTAGAAAAATCAAAAGACTGACTTATTCAGCCGCAATTATTATTCCAGTTTTAACTGCAGGAAATGCAAGTGCCCAAAGCCATGAAAAAATGTCGAAAGGTGAATCGGAGAAACCGGCAAAAGAGTTTAAAAATGCCATTAATGTATGCCCGGGCGGAATTGCCTTTGGATTTTATTCGGCAAACGTTGAGCATTTATTTGGCAAACACCACGGACTAGTTTTACGAGGCGACTTAGAGACCATTCCGAAAACTTACTCGGATGCAAAAATCGACGCCAGCGGGAAAGCAGTAATTTTAAATTACAGGTACCACTTTGGCGAAGGATTGAACTCGTTTTATGCCGGTGCCTATACCCGTTACCGAAAAATCAAAGGCGATGGAGCTTTGGATACGGGAGATTTCGATTTCAAACTACCTGAGTGTACGCTTGGCTTGAATGTGGGGAAACGCTGGATTTGGGACAGTGGGTTCACCTTGAACTTTGCCCTTGGATATGGCTATGCTTACGACGAATTAAAAGTAAATAATTCGAGCCAGGCTGCACTCGATGCCATTGATGTCTTCCGCGATGATTATACCTTTATGAACGGATTTCTTGGCGAATTTTCAATCGGTTATGCTTTTTAAATCAGTCAGAATATTGTATTATTCCGTTTTGACACCATTAAACAACACAAATGTATTTGTCCATTCTAAATAAAAGCAAACAATCT contains:
- a CDS encoding DUF3575 domain-containing protein: MKTKTFFRKIKRLTYSAAIIIPVLTAGNASAQSHEKMSKGESEKPAKEFKNAINVCPGGIAFGFYSANVEHLFGKHHGLVLRGDLETIPKTYSDAKIDASGKAVILNYRYHFGEGLNSFYAGAYTRYRKIKGDGALDTGDFDFKLPECTLGLNVGKRWIWDSGFTLNFALGYGYAYDELKVNNSSQAALDAIDVFRDDYTFMNGFLGEFSIGYAF